The Alphaproteobacteria bacterium nucleotide sequence AACCAAAGCAAGCTGTTATTAGATTAGCTATAGCAATTGGCTCAATAGCAAATTTATTAGGTAGAGATTGTTTTTCCAAAGAAGCAAAAATAACAGAGATTGAGAAAGTTAAATATTTTTGAAGATTTGCTAAGTAGCACATTATAATTAGAATTTAAAAGAAAAGGATATATTTTGCATAATAATACAAAGGGAAGAGGCTGTTTATTAATAAAATACATAATTGACAATTTATAATTAAAAACAAAAAAACATTGAATTATAAAAAGCTTATTTGATAACTTTTTTGCTAAAGCAGTGTATAGCTTTTTCACAGATAAGTGTAAAACTAAAAGATTATTTTAGTATAATTTTATAATCTTGTATATAATTAATAAAGCATTAAAATGTAATTTTTATCAAATTATGAAATTATTTACATCAGAATCTGTGTCCAGAGGACATCCAGATAAAATAGCAGATCAAATCTCAGACTTAGTATTAGATTATTTTTTAGCTAAAGATAGTGAGGCAAGAGTTGCAGCTGAAACTTTAGTTACACCTCATAAAGTAGTGGTTGCAGGGGAAATAAGAGCGAATTTTACTCCAAGTCATGAAGAATTGGAAAGTGAAATTAGAGCTTTAATAGCTGATATAGGTTATATTAAAGGTAAATTCTCAGCAAAAAATATAGGAATTGAGTTTTTGTTAAATGAGCAATCAGCAGATATAGCAATAGGTGTAGATGCGGGTGATCGAATTAGTGAGGGTGCAGGTGATCAGGGCATAATGTTTGGTTATGCAACTAATGAAACCGCAGAATATATGCCTGCTGCGATAATTTTTGCGCATAAAATTTTAGAAAATATTTATACTGAGAAAGCAAAGAACACTATAATTGGTTTTGGCCCTGATGCAAAAAGTCAAGTAACCTTAGCTTATGATAATAATGGTAAAATAAGTTATGTTGATACTATATTACTTTCAATACAGCATGCAGAAAGCATCTCCCAAGATGATATAGTTAGGCAAATAAAGCCAATTATTTATAAATCTGTGCCTAAAAACTTAATTACTAGTGAAACAAAATTTTTATTTAATCCAACTGGTAAATTTGTTATTGGTGGGCCTGAAAGTGATGTTGGTCTTACTGGAAGAAAAATTATAGTCGATACTTATGGAGGTGCGGCACCGCATGGTGGTGGAGCTTTTTCAGGGAAAGACCCAACTAAGGTGGATAGATCAGCAGCTTATATTGCGAGATATTTAGCTAAAAATATTGTTGCAAGTAAATTAGCGGATAAATGCTTAATTCAATTATCATATGCTATTGGTGTAGCTGAGCCAGTTTCAATTTATGTTGACACTTACGGTACAGGCAAAATTTCAGATCAAAAAATTGTGGAATTAATAAAACAAAAAATAGATTTAACCCCAAAAGCTATTAGAGAAAAGCTAAATTTAAACCAAGCTATTTATTTGCAATCTGCTAGTTATGGCCATTTTGGTAGAAATTATAATGCTAATAATGGAGCTTTCGCTTGGGAAAAAACAGATTTATTTGAAACTTCAAACATAGTTGAGCATTATAAAAGCTCTGTTGCTTAATTTTATAAATAAAAATAAAGATGCACAAAAAGAAAGTCATATTTAATCTTGTACAAAGCAATATTAATGGTGGTCTTGAAAATATGTATTTAGACTATAGCAAAATTATAGCTAAGAAATATGAACTTATATGTTTAGTATCTAAAAACTTTGTGCATATTAAAGAATTAAAGCAGCAAAATATAAAATATGAAATCTTAAATATTAAAGGTCATTTTGATTTTTTCGCTTTTGTTAAATTCGCTTTTTTAGTTAGAAAATATCAGCCTAAATTAATATTTGCGCATAATGGTAGATGTTTTGCTTTATTAAATTTATATAAATTACTAATAAGAAAAGCTTCATTTAAAACTATTGCAGTTAGTCATGGTGGCAACCCTAAAAGACTAATCAATTTTGATTATATCATAACTGTAGCACAGCATTTAAAAGCTAAGATAATTAAAAAATACCCACATATAAATCATGAGAAGATTAAAGTTATTTATAATGGAATTTCGCTAGGTAAAATAACTTTTAAAAATCAAATTGTTAATCAAAATAAAGATGTCATATTTGGCACATTATCGAGGTTATCAGCAGAAAAAAACATTATAACGGCTATTAAAGCTTTTGCCCTATTTTCTAAAAAAGTGAGCAAATCTAAATTATTAATTGCAGGAGAGGGGCCCGAAGATGCTTACTTAAAAAATTATGTAACTAGGCATAATTTAGGAGATAAGATAGTATTTCTTGGTCATCAGGAAAATATCAAAAAGTTTTTTCAGCAAATAGATGTTCTAGTTCACTCCTCTAATAAGGAGGCATTTGGCCTAGTTATATTGGAAGCATTTCAACATAATAAGTTTGTGATAAGCTCAAATGTTGGTGGGTTAAAAGAGATTATAGAGCATAAATATAATGGCTTTTTATATAATGATTCTAAATCATTTGTTAGTTTACATAATGAAATGCTTAGATGCTATGATTTAAGCTTTGAGGCTAGAAATAATGTTATTAAAAATGCTAAAAAAACCTTAGAAGAAAATTTCTCTTTAAAGATAGTTGAGGAGAATTTGTTAACTCTTTTACACAAGTAGAAAAATGGAATTGGTAGCTTGAAATAATAGTTGGTTATTGAAGTTTCTTAATTTATACTGTTTTCAATTATTCACTTTTTTATATGCTAAAAGACCAGCTCAAAAGAAAGCTAGTTATGACAATTCTTGCTCGTAACGAGGAGGACATAATAGATCAGCATATTAAATTTCATTTGAGTCATGGTGTAGATTTTTTTATTGCAACTGATAATGGCTCTACCGATAAAACAAAAGATATCTTTTTGAAGTATCAGGAGAAAGGCGTACTACATTTAATAGAAGAAAAAGATCATAATTACAATCAGGATAAATGGGTTGATAAAATGATTAAAATTGCTAGAAAGCAATATGATGCTGACTGGATTATTAATTCTGATGCTGATGAGTTTTGGTATTCAGATTCAGGAAATCTAAAATTAGCATTACCTTATATTGATAATACTAAGGTTTTATTTGTATGTGCTCTACATTCTGATCCTGTCGATTATGAAGGGGAATTTAAAATACCCAAATATATTTCCGGTAAAGCCTCAGGACCTTTTAAATGTATGTTTGCAGCAAAAGGATATAAAAAAATTTATAAAGGTAATCATAATGTAAAAATGTTTCCATTTTTTCGTAAAGCTAAAATATCCACTCAGATTACTATATTTCACTTTTCAGTCAGGTCATATAATCATTATAAGAAAAAGATTATAAATGGGGCGCAAGCATTAGAGAGGAACCCTAGATTTAACTATACTATTGGAGCGCATATTAGGCAAGCATATGAAGAGTATAAGAAGGGTAATTTAAGAAAAACATATGATGAAATCAAACAGAAAAATACTGAATGCCTAAGTTACATAAAACAAGATTCAAGATTGTCTGATTACGTTGTAAATGGTTACAAATCAATGAATTCGTCTTTATATCAGCGAGACTTTTATAATGGTAAAGCTGCTAAAACTTATAGTGGTAAAACAGTGTTGCATAAAATTAGATCAAGACTAAAGAAATACCAAAATTATGTATCTAAATTTTTTAAATAATAAATATTTGTACGATTATCTGTGAATAATAATCTAGTTACAATTATAATTGTCACATATAAGAGTGCTCACATTATATCAAAAGCACTAGAGAAGATTATTAATAAGGGCTTTAGAATTATTATTATTGATAATGATAGTAGGGATAATTTAGAGAATATTATTGCAGATGAATATTCCAACAAAGAAATAGAGTTAATAAAGTTACCTAAAAATATTGGCTTTGGCAGAGCAAATAATATTGCTCTTGCTAGGATTAAAACAAAATATGCTTTTTTGTTAAATCCAGATGCATTTATTATTGGTGATGCGTTAGAAAAGTTAATCCATTATATGGAAAAAGATAAGAATATTGCTTTAGCTGGGGCATTTGATGTAAAAAAAATAGATCCAAGTAAAGATGAGATTATTAATGCGGTAAATAATCACAAAAAGACAGTAGAGATAATAAAAGAAAATCAAGATTTGATCGAAACAAGCTTTATTTGTGGGGGGTATATGCTACTTAATATGTCTGTTTTTATTAAGCTTGGTTTTTTTGATGAAAATTTATTTTTATATGGCGAAGATGAAGAATTATGTGATAGGGTTATTGCTAATAAATATAAAATTATCCAAGTCAAAACGGCTTTTGTGTATCACCAGGAACATAGTGCAACTAAGACAAAAGGCATGCTAGAAAAATATTTGTTACTATATAAAAGATATAGTCATATGGGCTGGAGTAGGGTTTATTTAAAAAGAAAGAGGGGTAAAGCAAATATAGATATATTTATTAGTCTTGTTTTTCAGCTATTATCTTCCTTCTTATATCTAGCATGTTTT carries:
- a CDS encoding methionine adenosyltransferase; amino-acid sequence: MKLFTSESVSRGHPDKIADQISDLVLDYFLAKDSEARVAAETLVTPHKVVVAGEIRANFTPSHEELESEIRALIADIGYIKGKFSAKNIGIEFLLNEQSADIAIGVDAGDRISEGAGDQGIMFGYATNETAEYMPAAIIFAHKILENIYTEKAKNTIIGFGPDAKSQVTLAYDNNGKISYVDTILLSIQHAESISQDDIVRQIKPIIYKSVPKNLITSETKFLFNPTGKFVIGGPESDVGLTGRKIIVDTYGGAAPHGGGAFSGKDPTKVDRSAAYIARYLAKNIVASKLADKCLIQLSYAIGVAEPVSIYVDTYGTGKISDQKIVELIKQKIDLTPKAIREKLNLNQAIYLQSASYGHFGRNYNANNGAFAWEKTDLFETSNIVEHYKSSVA
- a CDS encoding glycosyltransferase family 4 protein codes for the protein MHKKKVIFNLVQSNINGGLENMYLDYSKIIAKKYELICLVSKNFVHIKELKQQNIKYEILNIKGHFDFFAFVKFAFLVRKYQPKLIFAHNGRCFALLNLYKLLIRKASFKTIAVSHGGNPKRLINFDYIITVAQHLKAKIIKKYPHINHEKIKVIYNGISLGKITFKNQIVNQNKDVIFGTLSRLSAEKNIITAIKAFALFSKKVSKSKLLIAGEGPEDAYLKNYVTRHNLGDKIVFLGHQENIKKFFQQIDVLVHSSNKEAFGLVILEAFQHNKFVISSNVGGLKEIIEHKYNGFLYNDSKSFVSLHNEMLRCYDLSFEARNNVIKNAKKTLEENFSLKIVEENLLTLLHK
- a CDS encoding glycosyltransferase family 92 protein; protein product: MTILARNEEDIIDQHIKFHLSHGVDFFIATDNGSTDKTKDIFLKYQEKGVLHLIEEKDHNYNQDKWVDKMIKIARKQYDADWIINSDADEFWYSDSGNLKLALPYIDNTKVLFVCALHSDPVDYEGEFKIPKYISGKASGPFKCMFAAKGYKKIYKGNHNVKMFPFFRKAKISTQITIFHFSVRSYNHYKKKIINGAQALERNPRFNYTIGAHIRQAYEEYKKGNLRKTYDEIKQKNTECLSYIKQDSRLSDYVVNGYKSMNSSLYQRDFYNGKAAKTYSGKTVLHKIRSRLKKYQNYVSKFFK
- a CDS encoding glycosyltransferase family 2 protein, translating into MNNNLVTIIIVTYKSAHIISKALEKIINKGFRIIIIDNDSRDNLENIIADEYSNKEIELIKLPKNIGFGRANNIALARIKTKYAFLLNPDAFIIGDALEKLIHYMEKDKNIALAGAFDVKKIDPSKDEIINAVNNHKKTVEIIKENQDLIETSFICGGYMLLNMSVFIKLGFFDENLFLYGEDEELCDRVIANKYKIIQVKTAFVYHQEHSATKTKGMLEKYLLLYKRYSHMGWSRVYLKRKRGKANIDIFISLVFQLLSSFLYLACFSFRRFIIRFARAKGGISNLLLFKKLK